A window of the Butyricimonas faecalis genome harbors these coding sequences:
- a CDS encoding DUF4843 domain-containing protein, which yields MKKYIFLLSVILAFIGCEKEMMDYEGKDGIYFCVQEVPPSQYGNPEIWAHIDTTLLPFSLLLVNDTTVRLKVRVMGPVTGYDRYFTLAVIDSLTTATVGEDYSPLEKQYVISAGERDGYVEFIGFRQEKMLDSTYYVTLQLMENEYFSLPMDIWRPLELKDYTRENQNVIRHVVGLTDEVFEPKAWTTNYFGPYSKKKMKLLCEMFGLQMADFDNVTEMDMERQRVYAQGLDKYLKEMDAKGETVYEDRVDKDGNPVKMAVGPLV from the coding sequence ATGAAAAAATATATATTTTTATTGTCAGTCATCTTGGCGTTTATCGGGTGCGAAAAGGAGATGATGGATTACGAGGGAAAAGACGGGATCTATTTTTGTGTTCAAGAAGTACCACCCAGCCAGTATGGAAATCCGGAAATCTGGGCACATATAGACACGACATTGTTGCCTTTTTCTCTGCTGTTGGTGAATGATACCACGGTGAGGCTGAAAGTCCGGGTGATGGGGCCGGTTACGGGGTATGACCGTTATTTTACTTTGGCCGTAATCGATTCGTTGACGACCGCAACCGTGGGTGAAGACTATTCTCCCTTGGAAAAGCAATATGTGATTTCAGCCGGAGAACGGGACGGGTACGTGGAATTCATTGGATTCCGTCAGGAAAAGATGTTGGATTCCACCTATTACGTGACTCTTCAATTGATGGAAAATGAATATTTCTCGTTACCGATGGATATTTGGCGTCCTCTGGAACTTAAAGACTACACGCGGGAAAATCAAAATGTAATCCGTCACGTGGTCGGACTCACGGATGAAGTTTTCGAGCCGAAAGCATGGACAACAAATTATTTCGGCCCCTATTCCAAGAAAAAGATGAAACTATTATGCGAGATGTTCGGGTTGCAGATGGCTGATTTTGATAATGTGACAGAGATGGATATGGAGAGACAGCGGGTTTACGCCCAAGGGTTGGATAAATATTTGAAGGAGATGGATGCCAAAGGGGAGACCGTCTACGAAGATCGAGTGGACAAGGACGGGAATCCGGTGAAAATGGCCGTAGGACCTTTAGTTTAG
- a CDS encoding RagB/SusD family nutrient uptake outer membrane protein: MIRRLKLLFCAVLGTLAMSCSDWLKVSSEDRIMENDLFRTSHGFMTSLNGIYIDLLNSSLYGKTLTWGMPDILAQYYTCREKDHAYSSLATFDNVSKNSAVSGTWSRSHTLLNNVNTLLEHCESDRDVLDDTYYHIIKGEALALRALLNFELFRIFGPSYNGDKESECLPYALTSETKVNPLLPAKEIARLIMEDLKNAEELLAGYDPVIEEGVVWADEPDGGVNDMRYRSMRLNYYAVQALIARVALYGGDKEMAWEYADKMIRGIHEEHKWFPFVTQEEVAATEKEDRIFQSEILFGLYNLKRKENVYSVGFGPNLKQGSVLRIDKDIMNEMYEGDENDFRLAYWFSDMVDPDNNSYTHMIKYMDVDDLDTKTEISKGYTYIMPVLRVSEVYLIAAECCPDPKVGRDYLNAVRSVRNVKNVADEVDLTTVIEQEFRREFLGEGQLFWLYKRKGKAEIISGETQGKVVSMEERFYLFDLPQSERDYREENGIGN, from the coding sequence ATGATACGAAGATTGAAATTATTATTTTGCGCGGTGCTTGGCACCTTGGCGATGTCTTGTTCCGATTGGTTGAAAGTCAGTTCGGAAGACCGGATTATGGAGAATGATCTTTTTCGCACTTCCCATGGATTTATGACCTCGTTGAATGGTATTTATATAGACTTGTTGAACAGTAGCCTTTACGGGAAGACGTTAACGTGGGGTATGCCTGATATTTTGGCCCAATATTACACTTGTCGGGAAAAAGATCACGCGTATTCCTCTTTGGCAACCTTTGACAACGTGTCGAAAAATAGTGCCGTGAGTGGCACTTGGAGCCGGTCACATACCCTGTTGAATAACGTCAACACCTTGTTGGAGCATTGCGAATCAGATCGGGATGTGCTGGATGACACGTATTATCACATCATAAAAGGAGAGGCGCTTGCGCTACGGGCCTTGTTGAACTTCGAGTTGTTCCGGATATTCGGTCCGAGTTATAACGGTGACAAGGAGAGCGAGTGCTTGCCTTATGCCTTGACCTCCGAGACGAAAGTCAACCCGTTGCTTCCGGCAAAGGAGATCGCCCGGTTGATCATGGAAGACTTGAAAAACGCGGAGGAATTGTTGGCCGGGTATGATCCCGTGATTGAAGAGGGTGTCGTGTGGGCGGATGAGCCGGATGGAGGGGTGAACGATATGCGTTATCGTTCCATGCGTTTGAATTACTATGCCGTTCAAGCTTTAATAGCCCGGGTGGCCCTCTATGGCGGGGACAAGGAGATGGCTTGGGAGTATGCCGATAAAATGATCCGGGGAATACACGAAGAGCACAAATGGTTTCCGTTCGTGACCCAGGAAGAGGTGGCTGCTACCGAAAAGGAAGACCGTATCTTCCAAAGCGAGATTTTGTTCGGGTTATACAATCTGAAACGGAAAGAGAACGTGTACTCGGTAGGTTTCGGGCCTAACTTGAAACAGGGGAGCGTGTTGCGGATCGATAAAGACATCATGAATGAAATGTACGAGGGGGATGAAAATGACTTCAGGCTTGCTTACTGGTTCTCGGATATGGTTGACCCGGATAATAATTCATACACGCACATGATCAAGTACATGGATGTGGATGATTTGGATACGAAGACTGAAATCAGTAAAGGGTACACCTACATTATGCCTGTACTCCGGGTGTCGGAGGTGTACCTGATTGCGGCGGAGTGTTGTCCGGACCCGAAAGTGGGGCGGGATTATTTGAATGCCGTGAGATCGGTGCGTAACGTGAAAAACGTGGCGGATGAGGTCGACCTGACGACGGTTATCGAACAGGAATTTCGGCGGGAATTTTTGGGAGAGGGACAATTATTTTGGCTCTACAAACGGAAAGGGAAAGCGGAAATTATTTCCGGGGAGACACAGGGGAAAGTAGTTTCCATGGAAGAGCGTTTTTACCTGTTCGACCTGCCGCAGTCGGAACGGGATTATAGAGAGGAAAACGGTATTGGTAATTAG
- a CDS encoding SusC/RagA family TonB-linked outer membrane protein, which translates to MKKTYDRKFFRQKLLSERRTVTAVTRLFIVLLLGFPLLLQAGTGVSPRVRDISDILPDVSIRQDSTESGKSSAQKQAFYEGDVMDTEGNPLPGVTILLKGTTTGTSTNANGEFRFPATKAGKSVLVFSFIGMKPVEKDVTPGKRVIIRMEDEVTGIEEVVITGIYSRDKNSYTGSATTYSAQELKMVGAQNVIQSLKTLDPAMMVVESKQWGSDPNRMPKIEIRGKTSVVGLQAEFENDPNQPLFILDGVETTLATIINLNIDRVASVTLLKDAASTAIYGSKAANGVIVVETKSPEAGQLRLSYNGNYGISFADLSDYNLMNASEKLEFELLAGRYSPLEGYDGFVDKLQKMSDYYTRLKGVLRGVDTYWLSEPLRTVFNHSHNVYIDGGDQAMRYGLGISYNNRDGVMKKSNRDGLGVNIDLIYRKKGLLFSNKASLDISNSEREPVAFSEFSRANPYYQKRLDNGTIPMYLERKTGIYGADMFNPLYVWNIENTNTSKELALRDNFTMEWTVFDALRTRARLGFSKSITKSEAFKSPNHVDFLETEKLKKGSFSSSQNESFSYNGDLNITFGKIFKNVHQVNFVGGWSFNESRTEAAGYNVVGFNDDFHKNPAYSTGFRENQKPTYSKNRRRSTSFFMNLNYAYNNRYLVDFNLRADGTSVFGSNKLFSKTWSVGLAWNVHNEEFVKKLGWVNNLKIRGSIGNPGNENFDAYISQKTYVYNVELQNMFGASALIEKYGNKDLEWQRTQDKNIGVDLSVLNNRIRFSFDYYFKDTDPLLVSISMPASAAATSLYTNLGRQISRGWTASLNYVFLRKQDVSCSINMNARANHSEFRDIGDKLNYMNRVGSSTVLNRYYEGGSPDDLWAVPSLGIDPATGREVFLKKDGTQTFVYSASDEVVVGSSVPDVEGIIGMSFYYKKFSASVNFRYRLGGETKASALHEKVENIDLNSIVKNQDKRALYDRWKKPGDKAKFKAVDDYSSTPLSSRFVVTENTFSGESISIGYELNASWLRGAGIEGMNVRFYMNDIFRISSFKEERGLDYPFARSLSFSLGVRF; encoded by the coding sequence ATGAAAAAAACTTATGACAGGAAATTTTTTCGGCAAAAATTACTATCGGAAAGAAGGACAGTCACCGCGGTTACCCGATTGTTTATCGTTTTATTACTTGGGTTTCCGTTGCTGTTGCAAGCCGGGACGGGTGTCTCTCCCCGGGTAAGGGATATTTCTGATATATTACCGGATGTTTCCATTCGTCAGGATTCAACGGAGTCAGGAAAATCGAGTGCGCAGAAACAGGCGTTTTACGAAGGAGACGTCATGGACACGGAGGGAAATCCGTTACCGGGGGTAACAATTTTACTGAAAGGAACCACGACAGGAACATCCACGAACGCGAATGGTGAATTCCGTTTCCCGGCAACCAAGGCGGGCAAATCCGTATTGGTCTTCTCGTTTATCGGGATGAAGCCGGTGGAGAAAGACGTGACACCGGGCAAGCGGGTAATTATCAGGATGGAAGACGAAGTGACGGGCATCGAGGAAGTGGTTATAACCGGTATCTATTCGCGGGATAAGAACAGTTACACGGGATCGGCCACCACGTATTCGGCACAGGAATTGAAAATGGTGGGTGCGCAAAATGTGATTCAGAGTTTAAAGACTCTCGATCCTGCCATGATGGTTGTGGAAAGCAAACAATGGGGATCAGACCCGAACCGGATGCCTAAGATTGAAATTCGGGGAAAAACGAGTGTCGTGGGGTTGCAAGCAGAATTTGAAAACGACCCCAACCAGCCTTTATTCATCTTGGATGGGGTGGAGACCACGCTGGCAACCATTATCAATTTGAACATTGACCGGGTGGCAAGTGTTACCCTTTTGAAAGACGCGGCCTCCACGGCGATATACGGGTCGAAGGCGGCTAACGGCGTCATTGTCGTGGAAACCAAATCACCGGAAGCGGGGCAGTTACGTTTGTCGTATAACGGCAATTACGGTATCTCGTTTGCCGACTTGTCCGACTATAATCTGATGAATGCCTCCGAGAAACTGGAGTTTGAATTACTGGCCGGGCGTTATTCTCCCTTGGAGGGATATGACGGGTTCGTTGATAAACTTCAAAAGATGTCGGACTATTATACCCGGTTGAAAGGAGTGCTGAGGGGTGTGGACACCTATTGGTTGAGTGAACCCTTGCGGACCGTGTTCAACCATTCCCACAACGTGTATATAGACGGGGGAGATCAAGCCATGCGTTACGGTTTGGGCATCAGCTACAACAATCGTGACGGTGTGATGAAAAAATCGAACCGTGATGGCTTGGGAGTGAATATTGATTTGATCTACCGGAAAAAAGGCCTTCTTTTCTCGAACAAGGCCAGTTTGGATATCAGCAATTCGGAGCGGGAACCGGTGGCTTTCTCCGAGTTCTCAAGGGCTAATCCCTATTACCAGAAGAGACTGGATAACGGAACGATTCCCATGTATCTGGAGAGAAAGACGGGAATCTACGGGGCGGATATGTTTAACCCGTTATACGTGTGGAATATTGAAAACACGAACACTTCCAAAGAGCTAGCGTTGCGGGATAATTTCACGATGGAATGGACCGTGTTCGACGCTTTGCGGACGCGTGCCCGATTGGGATTTTCAAAAAGTATTACGAAATCAGAGGCTTTCAAATCCCCGAATCACGTTGATTTCCTGGAGACTGAAAAATTGAAAAAAGGTTCTTTTTCTTCCAGTCAGAATGAAAGCTTCTCCTACAATGGCGATTTGAATATCACGTTCGGGAAAATATTCAAAAACGTTCATCAGGTTAATTTCGTCGGGGGATGGTCGTTCAACGAATCGAGAACCGAGGCTGCCGGTTACAACGTGGTCGGTTTTAACGATGATTTTCACAAGAATCCCGCTTACTCCACGGGTTTTCGGGAGAACCAGAAACCTACCTATTCGAAGAACCGCAGGCGTTCAACCAGTTTTTTCATGAACTTGAATTACGCGTACAACAATCGCTACTTGGTGGATTTCAACCTGCGTGCAGACGGGACATCCGTTTTCGGTAGCAATAAGCTTTTTTCCAAAACATGGTCTGTCGGCTTGGCTTGGAACGTTCACAACGAAGAGTTTGTGAAAAAGTTGGGCTGGGTGAATAATCTGAAGATCCGGGGATCCATCGGTAATCCCGGGAACGAGAATTTTGATGCCTATATATCCCAAAAGACGTACGTGTACAACGTGGAACTGCAAAATATGTTCGGAGCCAGTGCTTTGATCGAGAAATATGGAAATAAGGACTTGGAATGGCAGCGAACGCAGGATAAAAACATCGGTGTCGACCTGTCTGTGCTCAACAACAGAATCCGTTTCTCTTTTGATTATTATTTCAAGGATACAGACCCCTTGCTGGTTTCTATCTCGATGCCTGCTTCTGCCGCCGCCACGAGTTTGTATACCAACTTGGGACGGCAGATCTCGCGCGGATGGACGGCATCGTTGAATTACGTTTTCCTTCGAAAACAGGATGTATCTTGTAGCATCAACATGAATGCCCGGGCGAATCATTCGGAATTTCGCGATATCGGGGATAAGTTGAATTATATGAACAGGGTTGGCAGTTCCACCGTGTTGAACCGTTATTACGAGGGGGGCAGTCCCGATGATTTGTGGGCAGTCCCTTCCTTGGGTATCGACCCGGCTACCGGACGAGAAGTCTTTTTGAAGAAAGACGGCACTCAGACGTTCGTGTATTCTGCCTCTGACGAAGTCGTAGTGGGATCGTCGGTGCCGGACGTGGAAGGCATTATCGGCATGTCGTTTTATTACAAGAAATTCTCGGCTTCCGTCAACTTCCGTTACCGGTTGGGTGGAGAGACAAAAGCTTCGGCATTACATGAAAAGGTGGAGAACATCGATTTGAATAGTATTGTAAAAAATCAGGACAAGCGGGCTTTGTACGACCGTTGGAAGAAACCGGGCGACAAGGCGAAGTTCAAGGCCGTTGACGATTATTCATCCACGCCGCTCTCTTCCCGTTTCGTGGTGACGGAGAACACCTTCTCCGGGGAGTCAATCTCCATCGGTTACGAATTGAACGCATCCTGGTTGCGGGGAGCGGGAATCGAAGGCATGAATGTACGCTTTTACATGAACGATATTTTCCGGATTTCTTCTTTTAAAGAAGAGCGGGGATTGGACTATCCCTTTGCTCGTTCCCTCAGTTTTTCTCTAGGTGTAAGATTTTAA
- a CDS encoding DnaJ-like cysteine-rich domain-containing protein → MKTSILSRILLFGAMLLWVLPSFAEDCPRCHGKGRVTIFPSTSNFGARGHKRKCPVCEEWVYPPHTDYCDVCGGSGVVQGKVSSAEARMQEQSAELLGYLEPAEYTTLLGLLESLREQPYYPPCSTCNGSTRCTICGGVPNYDLDATNICIACSGSGMCIACRGTGTGPLQYREPENKEQIIANIKLFFDSARKRMNEQNGISSSNEYGEGREKRNESVDDSSYYATENDASSNYYESQNRRYEADEMEGDVERIDDDSWSFSDWALLCIGIIAVIVLLGKLFK, encoded by the coding sequence ATGAAAACATCAATTTTATCTCGGATATTGCTGTTTGGGGCAATGTTATTATGGGTACTTCCTTCTTTTGCGGAGGATTGTCCTCGTTGTCATGGTAAAGGCCGTGTTACGATATTTCCTTCAACCTCAAATTTTGGCGCTCGTGGGCATAAACGAAAATGTCCGGTTTGCGAGGAGTGGGTTTATCCACCTCATACGGACTATTGTGACGTGTGTGGAGGAAGCGGGGTTGTGCAAGGAAAAGTAAGTTCTGCTGAAGCTCGAATGCAGGAACAGTCGGCAGAATTGCTTGGTTACTTGGAGCCGGCAGAATATACAACGTTGCTCGGTCTTTTGGAATCTTTGCGAGAACAACCGTATTATCCCCCGTGTAGTACATGCAATGGTTCCACTCGTTGCACGATATGTGGTGGCGTCCCTAATTACGATCTCGATGCAACGAATATATGTATTGCTTGTAGTGGTTCCGGCATGTGTATCGCGTGTAGAGGTACTGGAACAGGACCATTGCAATATCGAGAACCCGAGAATAAGGAACAAATTATTGCTAATATAAAGCTCTTTTTTGATAGTGCACGGAAACGCATGAACGAGCAAAACGGTATTTCATCATCGAACGAATATGGTGAGGGACGTGAGAAGCGTAACGAGTCTGTTGATGATAGTTCTTATTACGCGACAGAAAATGATGCGAGCTCTAATTATTACGAATCCCAAAATAGACGCTATGAGGCTGATGAGATGGAGGGAGACGTGGAGCGTATTGATGATGATAGTTGGTCATTTAGTGATTGGGCGCTGTTATGTATTGGTATCATTGCGGTTATTGTGCTTCTAGGTAAATTATTTAAGTGA
- the cobS gene encoding adenosylcobinamide-GDP ribazoletransferase produces the protein MRSLLAAIMMFTRLPLWRIVNVDKRYFTDVIKYWPIVGFLTGATTGGVLWLAAQFVPLEVACVLAIIARILLTGALHEDGLADFFDGFGGGTSKEKILAIMKDSHIGCYGTIGLVLYFMLYYSLLSSFDPAMVFPIVIAADCFSKLCTAVMINTLPYARKEEESKIKLVYSKVRTLIFVLVGVITLVPFFFLKDASFCFAMIPAVVTAVGLRFFLKLKIGGYTGDCCGASVLIIEQVFYLSVLVIWCRYQFLF, from the coding sequence ATGCGTTCTCTTTTGGCAGCAATCATGATGTTTACCCGCTTACCCTTGTGGCGGATCGTCAACGTGGACAAACGTTATTTCACCGATGTGATTAAATATTGGCCGATAGTCGGTTTCCTGACGGGAGCAACTACCGGTGGAGTTTTATGGTTAGCGGCTCAATTTGTTCCTTTAGAGGTAGCGTGTGTTTTAGCTATTATTGCTCGAATTTTATTGACCGGAGCATTGCATGAAGACGGGTTGGCGGACTTCTTTGACGGCTTTGGAGGGGGAACTTCCAAGGAGAAAATATTGGCCATCATGAAGGATTCGCACATCGGGTGTTACGGAACTATCGGTTTGGTGCTTTATTTTATGCTGTATTATTCCTTGTTATCCAGTTTTGACCCGGCCATGGTTTTCCCGATCGTGATTGCGGCAGATTGTTTTTCCAAATTATGTACAGCCGTGATGATAAATACGTTGCCTTATGCGAGGAAAGAAGAGGAAAGTAAAATAAAGCTTGTTTACAGTAAAGTGCGTACGCTAATATTCGTGCTTGTAGGGGTGATCACCTTGGTCCCCTTTTTCTTTTTAAAAGATGCAAGTTTCTGTTTCGCAATGATCCCGGCTGTAGTAACGGCTGTCGGGTTACGTTTTTTCTTGAAACTCAAGATTGGGGGGTACACGGGAGATTGTTGCGGTGCATCCGTGTTAATCATTGAACAGGTTTTCTATTTGAGCGTGTTGGTAATTTGGTGTCGGTATCAATTCTTGTTTTAG
- the cobT gene encoding nicotinate-nucleotide--dimethylbenzimidazole phosphoribosyltransferase, with translation MRSFVINETDKAISEALIDKINNLTKPKGSLGLLEKTAHQIGLIQQTLSPELRKPQNIIFAADHGIVKEGVSFSAPEVTAQMIFNFIKGGAGVNMFARQHHFGIKLVDCGVNADFEPMEGLIDRKIRKSTSNYLYEAAMTPEEFDRAIEIGVEIVDMVHDEGSNVVSFGEMGIANTSSSSLWMTYLTGIPLSDCVGAGSGLSKEGVEHKYNVLKRCMENYKGDGTSKDITRYFGGFEMVAAVGGMLRAAELGMVIIVDGFIMTNCVLAGKMLYPALTDYCIYGHQGDECGHKLVLDFLHAQPLLNLGLRLGEGTGAICAYPLLVSAVNMINEMASFKTASVTKYFK, from the coding sequence ATGAGAAGTTTTGTGATAAACGAGACCGATAAGGCGATATCGGAAGCTCTGATAGATAAAATTAATAATTTGACGAAACCCAAGGGATCTTTGGGGTTGCTTGAAAAAACGGCACATCAGATTGGGTTGATTCAACAGACTCTTTCCCCGGAATTGCGAAAGCCCCAGAATATTATTTTTGCGGCAGATCACGGGATTGTGAAGGAGGGTGTTAGTTTTTCTGCTCCCGAGGTGACGGCCCAGATGATTTTTAATTTTATCAAGGGTGGTGCCGGGGTGAATATGTTTGCCCGGCAGCATCATTTCGGGATTAAATTGGTGGATTGTGGGGTGAATGCGGATTTTGAACCCATGGAGGGGTTGATCGACCGTAAAATTCGTAAAAGTACATCGAACTATCTGTACGAGGCAGCCATGACCCCGGAGGAATTTGACCGGGCTATCGAGATCGGTGTGGAGATCGTGGATATGGTACATGATGAGGGTTCGAACGTGGTAAGTTTCGGGGAGATGGGGATAGCCAATACCTCTTCTTCTTCCTTGTGGATGACTTATTTAACCGGAATTCCGTTGAGTGATTGTGTGGGAGCAGGTAGCGGGTTGTCGAAAGAAGGTGTCGAGCATAAATATAATGTACTGAAGCGTTGTATGGAAAATTATAAGGGAGATGGCACTTCCAAAGATATTACCCGTTATTTCGGGGGCTTTGAGATGGTAGCTGCCGTGGGGGGGATGTTGCGGGCAGCCGAGTTGGGGATGGTCATTATCGTGGACGGCTTCATCATGACGAATTGTGTGCTTGCCGGAAAGATGTTGTACCCTGCTTTGACGGATTACTGTATCTATGGTCACCAAGGTGATGAGTGTGGACATAAATTGGTTTTAGACTTTCTGCATGCCCAACCTTTATTGAATCTCGGTTTACGCTTGGGAGAGGGAACGGGTGCCATTTGCGCTTACCCCTTGCTCGTTTCAGCCGTGAACATGATCAACGAAATGGCTTCATTCAAGACGGCCTCAGTCACGAAGTACTTTAAGTAA
- a CDS encoding histidine phosphatase family protein, translated as MMELILSRHGETLENQQHILQGQLPGTLSPLGIAQAEKLATMLQEETLDNIVSSDLARSYNTALAVARKHGLTPHPTPLLREMDWGIYTGKRLDDVDWTNLPPSVESLDALFQRAIDFIDYLKKNFPGQRVLAIGHGAFNRAIIAYLNGKKAIDMIDLPIMENTSCLYFTLTDDNQTV; from the coding sequence ATGATGGAACTCATATTATCCCGACACGGGGAAACACTAGAAAATCAACAACATATACTCCAAGGCCAACTTCCTGGAACTCTATCTCCATTAGGAATAGCACAAGCCGAAAAACTAGCAACGATGCTTCAAGAAGAAACTCTTGACAACATTGTTTCCAGTGATCTGGCCCGAAGCTATAACACGGCTCTCGCTGTCGCCCGGAAACATGGACTGACACCGCACCCGACTCCCCTCCTGCGGGAAATGGACTGGGGCATATACACGGGCAAGCGCTTGGATGATGTAGATTGGACCAACCTGCCTCCCAGTGTAGAATCTTTAGACGCTCTTTTCCAGAGAGCCATCGATTTTATTGACTATTTAAAAAAGAATTTCCCCGGACAACGGGTTCTCGCCATCGGGCATGGAGCATTCAACCGGGCAATTATCGCGTACCTCAACGGGAAAAAAGCCATTGACATGATCGACCTTCCCATCATGGAAAACACGAGTTGCCTGTATTTTACATTGACAGACGATAACCAAACAGTATAA
- a CDS encoding cob(I)yrinic acid a,c-diamide adenosyltransferase, whose protein sequence is MRIYTKGGDKGTTGIFGGSRVDKDDIRIEANGTLDELNATLGVIRALLDEKDEQQEILAYIQRALMVVMSQVATPSNIREQNPNILPEDIDQYCEQQIDRMNSEMQHPSTHFILPGGTLISAQCHVARTIARRAERRLCTLNKTDEVPPLILRFVNRLSDLLFTMARREMDQQGAEEERWQAFLYKKKNK, encoded by the coding sequence ATGAGAATATACACGAAAGGCGGAGACAAGGGAACGACGGGAATATTCGGCGGAAGCCGGGTAGATAAAGATGATATTCGCATTGAAGCAAATGGGACACTGGACGAGCTAAACGCCACGCTGGGGGTTATCCGGGCCTTACTGGACGAAAAGGATGAACAGCAGGAAATCCTAGCATACATCCAGCGGGCGTTAATGGTAGTCATGTCACAAGTGGCAACCCCCTCAAACATCCGAGAGCAAAACCCCAACATACTTCCGGAAGATATCGATCAGTATTGCGAACAACAAATTGATCGCATGAACAGCGAAATGCAACACCCTTCCACTCACTTCATCCTGCCGGGCGGAACTCTGATTTCGGCTCAATGCCACGTGGCCCGCACCATCGCCCGTCGAGCAGAAAGAAGACTATGTACCTTAAACAAAACGGACGAGGTACCCCCACTTATCCTGCGGTTTGTAAACCGTCTGTCGGATCTGCTATTTACCATGGCTCGCCGGGAAATGGATCAGCAAGGGGCAGAAGAAGAGAGATGGCAGGCGTTCCTTTACAAAAAAAAGAACAAGTAG
- a CDS encoding cobyric acid synthase, protein MSFLRSIMFVGTCSDAGKSIVNTAFCRIFKQDGYHPAPFKAQNMSLNSYSTPDGLEIGRAQAVQAEACGIAPESDMNPVLLKPTNEQCSQVVLNGKPVGNMSAKEYFMSNNKAELFNQAYAAYERLQARYSPIVLEGAGSISEINLRERDITNMRMALRTNAATYLVADIDRGGVFASVYGSIALLSEEERKLIKGIIINKFRGDISLFNEGRKIIHDLTGIPVVGVIPYFKDIYIEEEDSVSLETKNTKAGSGKINVAIVLLKRLSNFTDFSTLERDERFHAYYTNNVEEIGKADIIILPGTKNTISDLRNIRENGIAEAVIRAHKEGKKVIGICGGYQMMGARIEDPDQIEGDMTAIPGLGILPLVTTMEPEKVTCQDQFTFRDHPETCKGYEIHMGRTTLLDGASESPLNRLHDGRTDGYFLNDKCWGTYLHGILDNDIVLNELAEGLTQATPTIFNYIDFKNQQYDKLADHVRTHVDLPYIYSTLKIK, encoded by the coding sequence ATGTCTTTTCTTCGTTCAATCATGTTTGTCGGGACCTGTTCGGATGCGGGTAAAAGTATTGTCAACACGGCATTTTGTCGCATTTTCAAACAAGATGGCTACCACCCGGCCCCTTTCAAGGCTCAGAACATGTCGTTAAATTCCTATTCCACCCCCGACGGGCTTGAGATAGGACGGGCACAAGCGGTACAAGCCGAAGCATGTGGTATCGCCCCGGAGAGCGACATGAATCCCGTTCTGCTGAAACCCACGAACGAGCAATGCTCGCAGGTCGTGTTAAATGGAAAACCTGTCGGGAACATGTCCGCCAAAGAATATTTCATGTCCAACAACAAGGCTGAATTATTCAACCAAGCATACGCTGCCTACGAACGCTTGCAAGCCCGCTACTCTCCCATCGTACTGGAAGGAGCCGGGAGCATCTCGGAAATCAACCTGCGGGAAAGAGACATCACCAACATGAGGATGGCACTGCGCACGAATGCCGCCACGTACCTGGTGGCCGACATCGACCGGGGAGGGGTATTTGCCTCCGTCTACGGTTCCATCGCCCTACTTTCTGAAGAAGAAAGAAAACTGATCAAAGGAATTATCATCAACAAATTCAGAGGAGATATATCCCTCTTCAACGAGGGAAGAAAGATTATCCATGATCTCACGGGCATTCCTGTCGTCGGTGTAATTCCCTATTTCAAGGACATTTATATTGAAGAAGAAGATTCCGTCTCACTGGAGACCAAAAACACCAAAGCCGGAAGCGGTAAGATCAACGTGGCCATCGTACTCTTGAAACGCCTTTCCAATTTCACGGACTTCAGCACGCTGGAGCGAGACGAGCGATTCCACGCTTACTACACGAATAACGTGGAAGAGATTGGCAAAGCCGACATTATCATCCTGCCGGGGACAAAAAACACGATCTCCGATTTGCGGAATATCCGGGAAAACGGTATCGCGGAGGCAGTCATCCGGGCACACAAGGAAGGCAAAAAAGTGATCGGCATCTGCGGGGGCTACCAGATGATGGGAGCCCGAATCGAAGACCCGGATCAGATAGAAGGTGATATGACCGCCATTCCCGGACTGGGTATCCTCCCTCTCGTCACGACCATGGAACCCGAAAAAGTCACCTGCCAGGATCAATTCACGTTCCGCGATCACCCGGAAACCTGCAAGGGATACGAAATTCACATGGGACGAACAACCCTATTGGACGGAGCATCAGAATCTCCGCTAAATCGTCTACATGACGGGCGAACGGACGGTTATTTCCTGAATGACAAATGCTGGGGCACTTACCTCCACGGCATTCTGGACAACGACATCGTTCTCAACGAACTGGCGGAAGGACTGACCCAAGCAACACCCACAATCTTTAATTACATCGATTTCAAAAACCAACAATATGACAAACTGGCCGACCACGTACGCACACACGTCGACCTGCCATACATTTATTCCACCCTTAAAATCAAATAA